A genomic stretch from Pararhizobium sp. IMCC21322 includes:
- a CDS encoding extracellular solute-binding protein, translated as MTLKRTLSVLALTAAPFLVAESAWAKDITIRMAAPDWGPTRFMQEHANATYKAPSGNNVQLEIDFIPWPNFFDRVNASLNSGEQKYQMIVSDSQWLGTFIESGHFLKLNDLIAADPGLQAIMNNLHPALVSGYSTYPNVAAAEIEKTGYPHPDANYYGFPQFPDTYVTYYRTDLFCDEGEHATFKAAYGSDLPCNPDDWESITWDDWENFGKHFARKSGEKLGSGTADGDFYGIAYQAAKPLDFSTMQINAFFWQFGGGIWDETTQPNSPALGVVNSAENVEGFQRFLDLLEYAPPIAKTGQMGIFEIQDLFMQGKIAAIVDWVALGAPVIDSATSKVHDRAAFAVPPGNMRDGKMDRTGNLGGQPFVLTTWNDDEIIKEALDVVKWWLSEETQIAAVKAGGQSGLVSVLNNPDYESWAPWNAQHKAMLEWQKDLWHVPEFFELLTQQQEEFDKAITGQISAQEALDNVAAFQDELLRDAGRIED; from the coding sequence ATGACACTGAAGAGAACCCTGTCGGTTCTGGCGCTGACTGCAGCCCCGTTTCTGGTTGCCGAAAGTGCCTGGGCCAAGGATATTACAATCCGCATGGCTGCACCTGACTGGGGCCCAACGCGCTTTATGCAGGAGCATGCAAATGCGACTTACAAGGCACCGTCTGGCAACAATGTTCAGCTCGAAATTGATTTCATTCCATGGCCGAACTTTTTTGACCGGGTGAATGCATCGCTCAATTCCGGCGAGCAGAAATACCAGATGATTGTCTCTGACAGTCAGTGGCTGGGAACGTTCATTGAAAGTGGCCACTTCCTGAAGCTCAATGATCTGATTGCAGCCGATCCGGGATTGCAGGCCATCATGAACAATCTGCACCCGGCTTTGGTCTCTGGCTACTCGACTTATCCGAATGTCGCTGCCGCTGAAATTGAGAAAACCGGCTATCCGCATCCGGATGCGAATTACTATGGCTTCCCGCAATTCCCTGACACTTATGTGACCTATTACCGAACTGATCTGTTCTGTGATGAAGGTGAGCATGCCACTTTCAAGGCTGCTTATGGAAGCGATCTGCCTTGTAATCCCGATGATTGGGAAAGCATTACCTGGGATGATTGGGAGAATTTCGGAAAGCATTTTGCCCGCAAAAGCGGCGAGAAGCTTGGCAGTGGGACTGCCGATGGTGACTTCTATGGGATCGCTTATCAGGCAGCCAAACCGCTTGATTTCTCAACCATGCAGATCAATGCGTTTTTCTGGCAATTTGGTGGTGGCATCTGGGATGAAACTACGCAGCCGAATTCCCCGGCACTGGGCGTTGTAAACTCAGCTGAGAATGTGGAAGGGTTCCAACGCTTCCTTGATTTGCTGGAATATGCACCGCCAATCGCCAAAACAGGTCAGATGGGTATTTTTGAAATCCAGGATCTGTTCATGCAGGGCAAAATCGCAGCCATTGTTGACTGGGTTGCTTTGGGAGCCCCTGTTATCGATTCGGCCACATCCAAGGTTCATGACCGTGCCGCTTTTGCGGTGCCACCAGGCAATATGCGCGATGGCAAGATGGATCGGACCGGTAATCTGGGCGGACAACCTTTTGTTCTGACCACGTGGAATGATGATGAAATCATCAAGGAAGCGCTTGATGTGGTGAAATGGTGGTTGTCGGAAGAGACCCAGATTGCTGCGGTCAAAGCTGGCGGACAATCGGGCCTGGTCAGCGTGCTGAACAACCCGGACTATGAGAGCTGGGCACCCTGGAATGCACAGCACAAGGCGATGCTGGAGTGGCAGAAAGATCTGTGGCACGTGCCTGAATTCTTTGAGTTGCTGACACAGCAGCAGGAGGAGTTTGACAAAGCCATCACCGGTCAGATTTCCGCACAGGAAGCTCTGGATAATGTAGCTGCATTCCAGGATGAGTTGCTGCGTGACGCCGGTCGGATCGAAGATTGA
- a CDS encoding ABC transporter ATP-binding protein, which yields MKLSCQSLEKNFGRVTALDGLSFDVPEGAFFALLGPSAAGKTTCLRTICGLERPDRGTVFVDGQDVTQAPVQGRDLAMVFQSFALYPHLSTEQNLAYPLREAGLPSAEIKSRVGEMGELLRISHALGRKTTQLSGGEQQRVAIGRALIRQPKLLLLDEPLTNLDAKLRDEMRAEFKRLHRDLGITMVYATPDQLEAMTMADTIGVLQNGQISEIGTPDALYATPGSIGVARLVGSPPINLIEATGSGVELDLGFAKIPSDHRAQGALTLGLRPFDIQVAESAETALLHGKVIVTEPLGDLEIVDVETSGNELKVALRGAHVGQAKPGDLLPLNFDADRLLYFDTTTGLRLDMPPVQN from the coding sequence GTGAAACTGTCTTGCCAATCACTTGAGAAAAACTTTGGCCGCGTAACAGCGCTTGATGGCCTGAGCTTTGATGTTCCGGAGGGTGCGTTTTTTGCGCTTCTGGGGCCGAGTGCGGCTGGCAAGACAACTTGTTTGCGAACGATCTGTGGCTTGGAAAGACCGGATCGCGGCACCGTATTTGTCGATGGGCAGGACGTGACACAGGCACCGGTTCAGGGGCGCGATCTGGCGATGGTTTTTCAATCCTTTGCCCTTTATCCGCATTTGTCGACCGAACAGAATCTTGCCTATCCGCTGCGTGAAGCCGGACTGCCATCTGCGGAGATTAAATCTCGCGTGGGGGAAATGGGAGAGCTGCTGCGCATCAGCCATGCGCTGGGTCGAAAGACCACACAATTATCCGGTGGAGAGCAACAGCGTGTTGCCATTGGCAGGGCGTTAATCCGACAGCCCAAACTGCTGTTGCTGGATGAGCCATTGACCAATCTGGACGCAAAGCTGCGTGACGAGATGCGCGCTGAGTTCAAACGGCTGCACCGGGATCTTGGCATCACCATGGTCTACGCAACGCCGGATCAGCTGGAAGCCATGACCATGGCCGACACGATTGGTGTTTTGCAAAATGGTCAGATCAGTGAAATTGGCACGCCTGATGCGCTTTATGCAACGCCCGGTTCCATTGGCGTTGCGCGTTTGGTCGGCTCTCCGCCGATCAACCTCATCGAGGCGACAGGCAGCGGCGTGGAACTTGATCTGGGATTTGCAAAAATCCCGTCTGATCATCGCGCCCAGGGTGCACTCACATTGGGGTTGAGGCCCTTTGATATTCAGGTTGCAGAGAGTGCCGAGACCGCACTTCTGCACGGAAAGGTCATTGTGACCGAACCCCTTGGTGATCTGGAAATTGTCGATGTCGAAACTTCGGGAAATGAACTGAAGGTTGCCCTTAGAGGGGCACACGTCGGTCAGGCAAAGCCTGGCGATCTTCTACCGCTGAATTTCGACGCCGATCGCCTTTTGTACTTCGACACCACGACCGGGTTGCGCCTTGATATGCCGCCCGTTCAAAACTGA
- a CDS encoding helix-turn-helix domain-containing protein encodes MPMLMSKAVSKFFSQLHEQPWVMDVFDNLPDILFYIKDANSRWITCNQASLRLLNFASVSEVYGAVEHDFFPKIIADAIRADDLDVIRNNRKIINRTELIVDEAGLLTWVSTSKTPLVGKDNCVAGLVGTTQVLHRLDDLPQAYQPFQAVMQHIQDGIDSTISISDLSRISCLSESQFRKRFRALFRLSPQEFILRARLQRAAKLLSSTDMPLVRIALKCGYCDQSYFTKQFRGFFGMPPRRYRQVWQSGANER; translated from the coding sequence ATGCCGATGCTCATGTCAAAGGCCGTCTCGAAATTCTTTTCCCAGTTGCACGAGCAACCGTGGGTCATGGATGTCTTTGATAATCTGCCGGACATCTTATTCTATATCAAAGATGCCAATTCGCGCTGGATCACCTGTAACCAGGCCAGTTTGCGACTGCTCAACTTTGCAAGTGTTTCAGAAGTCTACGGAGCGGTGGAGCATGATTTTTTCCCCAAGATCATTGCTGATGCAATCCGTGCCGATGATCTGGACGTTATCCGCAATAATCGTAAAATTATAAACCGTACAGAGTTGATTGTGGACGAGGCGGGTTTGTTAACCTGGGTTTCGACCAGCAAGACGCCACTTGTTGGGAAAGATAATTGCGTTGCCGGGTTGGTTGGAACCACGCAGGTCTTGCACCGGTTGGATGATTTACCGCAAGCCTATCAACCGTTTCAGGCTGTCATGCAACATATTCAGGACGGTATTGATAGTACGATAAGTATCAGTGACTTATCGCGAATATCATGCCTTTCCGAGAGCCAGTTTCGGAAACGGTTTCGCGCTCTTTTTCGACTTTCGCCGCAGGAATTCATTCTGCGAGCCCGGTTGCAACGGGCTGCAAAGCTCCTGTCTTCTACTGATATGCCGCTTGTACGCATCGCTCTGAAGTGTGGCTATTGCGATCAGAGCTACTTCACAAAGCAGTTTCGTGGCTTTTTTGGCATGCCGCCACGACGGTATCGGCAGGTATGGCAATCTGGCGCTAATGAGCGATAA
- a CDS encoding phosphoenolpyruvate hydrolase family protein, with protein sequence MITKRISTEAILEKLQAKRAAKKPIMIASAGSGLVAKILEESGVDCINTFSGARLRANGMGTMSMMWPILDSNHQTLTYTREDIMPALKGQSFVCACLNANDPLRDMRMVLNDCLAMGVNSVSNIGPSISYVDKDSEIFNVLTSAGITLQNEIDMLKLAREEMGMVTIGLTFTKDDALELVEGARPHIFCYHAGTTKGGRTGYDNGVTIAETARETEDVYQAIRKIDPNIILVGHGAAMETPEDAQYMLDHTSGDGFWTGSSTERLPIERAVTAAAAEFTSLTFNS encoded by the coding sequence ATGATTACCAAACGTATTTCCACTGAGGCCATTCTTGAAAAACTGCAAGCAAAACGGGCTGCAAAAAAACCCATCATGATCGCCAGTGCGGGGAGTGGCCTTGTGGCGAAAATCCTTGAAGAATCCGGTGTTGATTGCATCAATACTTTTTCCGGCGCGCGGCTTCGGGCCAATGGAATGGGCACCATGTCAATGATGTGGCCGATCCTGGACAGCAATCATCAGACCCTGACGTATACCCGAGAGGACATCATGCCTGCCTTGAAGGGTCAGTCCTTTGTCTGCGCCTGCCTGAATGCCAATGACCCGTTGCGCGATATGCGCATGGTGCTGAATGATTGCCTGGCGATGGGGGTGAATTCTGTCTCCAACATCGGCCCTTCCATCAGCTATGTCGACAAGGATAGCGAGATCTTCAATGTCCTGACCAGTGCCGGCATCACGCTTCAGAACGAAATAGACATGTTGAAACTGGCCCGTGAAGAAATGGGCATGGTGACGATTGGCCTGACCTTCACCAAGGATGACGCGCTGGAACTGGTCGAAGGCGCACGGCCCCACATATTCTGCTACCACGCCGGAACCACGAAGGGCGGCCGCACCGGTTACGACAATGGTGTCACCATTGCCGAAACAGCGCGCGAAACTGAAGACGTCTATCAGGCCATTCGCAAGATTGATCCAAACATCATTCTGGTTGGTCATGGCGCGGCCATGGAGACACCGGAAGACGCGCAATACATGCTTGATCATACATCAGGCGATGGGTTCTGGACCGGGTCCTCGACCGAGCGTCTTCCCATTGAACGCGCGGTCACTGCTGCCGCCGCTGAATTCACCTCTCTGACATTCAATTCGTGA
- a CDS encoding class II aldolase/adducin family protein, whose amino-acid sequence MTRADPHDLPLLRTWSRKFGSNPLMVQGAGGNTSIKEDGVMWIKASGTQLSEALDKDIFVPVDLTTMIEETAAHPERADEPQRYLLQAGGLKPSIETCLHAAFPKRVVLHVHCVNTIALAIRTDAVTELSTRLTAFNWAYVDYAKPGAQLAKLVRKALNETVEVIILGNHGLLVAGDTVEEAAGLIEQVSSALHADAAPEQPVDLARLQDAAGAYFEPAEPDDQVHQLAMTSARIEQAIGGTLYPDHVIFCGIGAHATRPGETADAYCVRAETKPHFLIVPDAGVLWRKDITENGRTMTRCLSDVMVRVPATAKLNYFTQAQDYELLDWDAETYRQQMNA is encoded by the coding sequence ATGACACGTGCTGACCCCCATGACCTGCCCTTGTTGAGGACATGGTCGCGTAAATTTGGCAGTAACCCGCTGATGGTTCAGGGGGCTGGCGGCAATACGTCGATCAAGGAAGATGGTGTGATGTGGATCAAGGCGTCCGGCACCCAGCTTTCCGAAGCATTGGATAAAGACATATTTGTCCCGGTCGATCTGACCACCATGATTGAAGAAACTGCAGCGCATCCCGAGCGCGCCGATGAGCCACAGCGTTATCTGCTGCAGGCTGGCGGTCTGAAGCCTTCAATTGAGACCTGCCTGCATGCGGCTTTTCCCAAGCGTGTCGTTTTGCATGTCCACTGTGTCAACACTATTGCGCTGGCGATCAGGACAGATGCTGTTACCGAACTGAGCACGAGACTGACGGCTTTCAACTGGGCCTATGTGGATTATGCAAAGCCGGGTGCGCAATTGGCGAAGCTGGTTCGTAAGGCGCTGAACGAAACGGTTGAGGTAATTATTCTTGGCAATCACGGTTTGCTTGTGGCGGGTGATACTGTTGAAGAAGCTGCCGGGTTAATTGAACAGGTCAGTTCTGCGCTTCACGCCGATGCCGCGCCGGAACAGCCTGTAGATCTGGCGCGGTTGCAGGATGCGGCTGGCGCATATTTTGAACCGGCCGAGCCGGATGACCAGGTTCATCAACTTGCCATGACAAGCGCGCGTATCGAGCAGGCGATTGGTGGAACGCTCTACCCGGATCATGTGATTTTTTGTGGTATTGGCGCCCATGCAACCCGTCCGGGTGAAACAGCCGATGCTTATTGTGTCCGAGCCGAAACAAAACCTCATTTCCTGATTGTGCCTGATGCAGGCGTTTTATGGCGCAAGGATATTACTGAAAACGGGCGCACCATGACCCGGTGCCTGTCGGACGTTATGGTCCGGGTTCCAGCAACTGCCAAGCTGAATTATTTCACCCAAGCGCAGGATTATGAATTGCTGGATTGGGATGCTGAAACCTACCGGCAACAGATGAATGCCTGA
- a CDS encoding TIGR01459 family HAD-type hydrolase, producing MAFREVDLKDVAENFDAFLIDQFGVLLNGPVVYPGAPEALAKLAGLGKPILLLSNSGKRSTPNEHRLAQRGFARDAFLGVLSSGEAAHFALQEAVGKTLPHGARVFLIARDGDRSAIDGLDLLLTDQIDEADLLLIAGSEAEQYKLEHYEALLKIAADRLVPCWCTNPDKTMLTKAGPMYGAGRIAKLYEELGGQVAWFGKPHPPIYQIALKKLGKPLPSKVLCIGDSPEHDIRGGRDAGCATALVRTGIHEGETIAGLQAICVWHKARPDFLLSRFAF from the coding sequence ATGGCATTTCGTGAAGTGGATTTGAAAGATGTGGCAGAGAATTTTGATGCCTTTCTGATTGACCAGTTTGGCGTGCTTCTCAACGGGCCCGTTGTCTACCCCGGTGCACCTGAAGCCCTGGCGAAATTGGCAGGGCTTGGCAAACCTATTTTGCTGCTCTCCAATTCGGGCAAGCGCTCAACCCCAAATGAACACAGGCTGGCTCAACGGGGTTTTGCGCGGGATGCATTTTTGGGCGTTCTGTCCTCAGGCGAAGCTGCGCATTTTGCCTTGCAGGAGGCCGTTGGCAAGACGCTGCCCCATGGTGCCAGAGTTTTTCTCATTGCACGCGATGGAGACCGCTCGGCCATTGACGGGCTCGATCTGTTGCTGACCGATCAAATCGATGAAGCTGATTTGTTGCTGATTGCCGGCAGCGAGGCGGAGCAATACAAGCTGGAGCACTATGAAGCTCTGCTCAAAATTGCAGCGGACCGATTGGTGCCGTGCTGGTGCACCAATCCGGACAAGACCATGCTGACAAAAGCCGGCCCAATGTATGGGGCAGGGCGCATAGCAAAGCTCTATGAGGAGCTGGGCGGTCAGGTCGCGTGGTTCGGCAAGCCGCATCCGCCGATTTATCAGATTGCCCTTAAAAAGCTTGGCAAGCCACTGCCCTCCAAAGTGCTGTGCATCGGGGACAGTCCTGAACACGATATTCGGGGTGGCCGGGATGCAGGCTGTGCCACAGCCCTTGTTCGCACTGGCATTCATGAGGGCGAAACGATTGCAGGCCTTCAAGCCATTTGCGTCTGGCACAAAGCCCGACCTGACTTTCTACTGTCCCGCTTCGCATTCTGA
- a CDS encoding FGGY-family carbohydrate kinase produces MPEEKALFIGVDFGTSGVRVSIIDARGVEQAHAKTAFASIGANGRDPHIWWRAFQLTLDNALAQIDPSCVAGLAIDGTSGTLLAVNPDGVPLADALMYNDPCTDQELLKRIGQLAPETSAVHGASSGLARALQLAQDHEAYKILHQADWISFRLSGQFVSDENNALKTGYDPVERCWPDWVGETGLPVSLLPDVLPAGTLVGPISEDISARFSLPGSCQIITGTTDGCASFLATGAAVVGDGVTALGTTLTLKILSDKPIFAPEYGIYSHRLGDQWLAGGASNSGGNVLLGFFTPQQIMDLSAEINPEISIDLDYYPLSKAGERFPISDPSLPPRLTPRPANDANFLQGMLEGISAIEALGFSRLTELGGPALRSLRSVGGGAQNAVWRRIRERRLSVRFLAAKSLEAAFGTALLARRGAYGIS; encoded by the coding sequence ATGCCTGAAGAAAAAGCTCTGTTTATCGGAGTTGATTTCGGCACATCTGGAGTACGCGTCAGCATCATTGATGCGCGGGGGGTGGAGCAGGCCCACGCTAAAACAGCCTTTGCTTCTATCGGCGCTAATGGCCGTGATCCGCACATCTGGTGGCGCGCATTTCAATTGACCCTGGACAATGCACTGGCTCAGATCGATCCCTCATGCGTTGCAGGACTTGCGATTGACGGAACGTCGGGAACGCTTCTTGCTGTCAATCCAGATGGTGTGCCTTTGGCTGATGCGCTGATGTATAATGATCCATGCACGGATCAGGAATTGCTCAAACGCATTGGGCAGCTCGCGCCTGAGACCAGCGCGGTTCATGGTGCTTCCAGTGGCCTTGCGCGGGCTCTGCAACTGGCGCAGGATCATGAAGCCTACAAAATTCTCCACCAGGCAGACTGGATATCATTCCGATTGTCCGGACAGTTTGTCAGCGATGAAAACAACGCTCTGAAAACCGGTTACGATCCGGTTGAACGGTGTTGGCCAGACTGGGTGGGTGAGACCGGCTTGCCAGTGTCATTGCTTCCAGATGTCTTGCCAGCGGGCACGCTGGTTGGTCCGATATCCGAAGATATTTCTGCTCGTTTTTCCCTGCCAGGTTCCTGTCAAATTATCACGGGCACAACAGATGGCTGCGCGTCTTTTCTGGCAACCGGTGCTGCAGTCGTTGGCGATGGTGTGACCGCACTCGGCACGACGCTCACCCTCAAGATACTCTCGGACAAACCGATTTTTGCACCTGAATATGGCATCTACAGCCATCGGTTGGGCGATCAATGGCTTGCTGGTGGCGCTTCCAACAGCGGTGGCAATGTGCTTCTGGGTTTTTTCACACCGCAGCAAATTATGGATTTAAGCGCTGAGATTAACCCTGAGATTTCAATCGATCTTGATTATTACCCGCTCAGCAAAGCCGGGGAACGCTTTCCCATTTCCGATCCGTCACTCCCTCCCAGATTGACGCCTCGTCCTGCAAATGATGCTAATTTCCTGCAAGGAATGCTTGAAGGCATATCTGCGATTGAGGCCCTAGGGTTTTCGCGCTTGACCGAGCTTGGTGGACCTGCGCTTCGCAGTTTGCGCAGCGTTGGTGGCGGGGCACAGAATGCTGTGTGGCGCCGAATTCGGGAACGCCGATTGAGCGTTCGGTTTCTGGCTGCCAAAAGCCTGGAAGCTGCTTTTGGTACAGCGCTTCTGGCCAGGCGAGGTGCTTATGGCATTTCGTGA
- a CDS encoding TIM barrel protein, with protein MGLTLSLNTNPLVNRFAEPDDLVETIARDIKLRDIQLTHEFINPSWSALVINRLTKQMDGALQRTGARVTSGMTGPYGRLNHFGHPDADVRRYYIDWFKTFADIIGDLGGTSLGTQFAIFTFKDFDELKRREDLIQIAIECWAEVAEHAKRAGLSFLFWEPMSVGREFGETISASLALQDQLTKAEMAIPMWMMADIDHGDVTSANPDDFDPYAWARAVPQISPIIHIKQSLMDKGGHRPFIAEFNAKGRIQPEPLLAAFAEGGATDNEICLELSFKEREPNDREVVPHIAESVAFWAPHIDTGAADLKI; from the coding sequence ATGGGATTGACGCTTTCACTCAACACGAACCCGCTGGTAAATCGGTTTGCGGAACCCGATGATCTGGTTGAGACAATTGCCCGTGACATCAAGTTGCGGGATATCCAGCTCACCCATGAGTTCATCAATCCTAGCTGGTCTGCGCTTGTCATCAACCGGCTGACAAAGCAAATGGACGGGGCCTTGCAACGCACTGGTGCGCGGGTGACCAGTGGAATGACCGGACCTTACGGGCGGCTGAATCATTTTGGCCACCCGGATGCGGATGTGCGCCGCTATTATATCGATTGGTTCAAAACCTTCGCAGATATCATTGGGGATCTGGGTGGCACATCGCTTGGCACGCAGTTCGCGATCTTTACCTTCAAGGATTTTGATGAGTTAAAGCGCCGGGAAGACTTGATTCAAATTGCCATTGAATGTTGGGCGGAGGTGGCCGAACACGCCAAGCGCGCCGGCCTTTCGTTCCTGTTCTGGGAGCCGATGTCCGTCGGGCGAGAATTCGGTGAGACCATTTCAGCATCGTTGGCATTGCAGGATCAACTGACCAAGGCGGAGATGGCAATCCCGATGTGGATGATGGCCGATATTGATCATGGCGATGTCACCAGTGCCAATCCGGATGATTTTGATCCATATGCCTGGGCTCGGGCTGTGCCGCAGATATCTCCGATCATTCATATCAAGCAATCCCTGATGGATAAGGGTGGGCACCGCCCGTTCATTGCGGAGTTTAATGCCAAGGGCCGGATTCAACCGGAACCATTGCTGGCTGCGTTTGCCGAAGGCGGTGCGACCGATAATGAAATCTGTCTGGAACTGTCATTCAAGGAAAGGGAACCCAATGATCGCGAAGTCGTGCCCCACATTGCAGAATCTGTCGCCTTTTGGGCGCCTCACATCGATACGGGCGCTGCTGATTTGAAAATCTGA
- a CDS encoding alpha/beta fold hydrolase: MPVFIFEGLSVHYDVSGEGPAVLFMHGLAAERGQAQQTLASENNNQLITLDMPGHGETHANAGGPSSDLTGFEIYSRIALSLLNHLNIDRAILGGISMGSGIALHMALAQPKRALGLFLVRPAWLAQPARPHLNVIAQLGRLLGETTPEKAAKALAGDAEFQELFSGIPSAADSVLNAAKHRQISENPNVLSELVDDQPFGRLEDLAGINCPALVLGNNADPLHPPRIARIIAGSLPKGRYAHLPPRYLEAEAHGAALLTHFHSFLSAHSTALAHSS, from the coding sequence ATGCCGGTTTTCATATTTGAAGGCCTATCCGTGCATTATGATGTGTCCGGAGAAGGTCCTGCAGTGCTGTTTATGCACGGTCTGGCTGCTGAGCGCGGCCAGGCTCAACAAACGCTCGCCTCCGAAAACAACAATCAACTGATCACGCTTGATATGCCCGGCCATGGTGAGACCCATGCAAATGCGGGTGGTCCTTCCAGTGACCTGACAGGCTTTGAAATTTACAGCCGGATCGCGCTCTCCCTCCTGAACCACCTCAACATTGACCGGGCCATTCTGGGCGGCATTTCCATGGGTTCTGGAATTGCGCTGCATATGGCTTTGGCGCAACCAAAGCGCGCTCTTGGGCTGTTCCTGGTTCGGCCTGCATGGTTGGCGCAACCTGCCAGACCGCATTTGAATGTGATTGCGCAACTGGGCAGGCTTCTGGGCGAGACAACACCGGAAAAAGCCGCCAAAGCTTTGGCCGGTGATGCTGAATTTCAAGAGTTGTTTTCCGGTATTCCCTCTGCTGCAGATTCTGTGTTGAATGCTGCAAAGCATCGACAGATTAGCGAAAATCCCAATGTTCTGTCCGAACTCGTCGATGATCAACCGTTTGGCAGACTTGAGGATTTGGCGGGTATCAACTGTCCGGCGCTTGTTCTTGGCAACAATGCAGACCCGCTTCATCCGCCCCGCATTGCACGTATTATCGCAGGCTCATTGCCAAAGGGTCGTTATGCCCATTTGCCACCGCGCTATCTGGAAGCTGAGGCTCACGGTGCGGCGCTGCTGACGCATTTTCATTCCTTTCTTTCAGCGCACAGCACTGCGCTGGCTCATTCATCCTGA
- a CDS encoding Tm-1-like ATP-binding domain-containing protein: protein MTKTIAILATLDTKGDECAYLRDEITRLGATPYLIDISVVGDADLTADISAAEVADAGGTSLTSLRVAPSREVASEVMVRGAIAKMLGLIGSGDVDGVISLGGTQGTGNCTQVMQALPYGFPKLMLSTMASGDTSGYVGIKDITMMFSVSDILGLNPFFRTILSNAAGAIVGMADATKPISFTPGKPVIGMTNLGVLTQGTIHAMKRLSDQGFETMVFHAVGSGGRAMEQLMRDGIIQAVFDFALGDLMDEIGGGIRAADKDRLTVAGALGLPQVVVPGGTDHLGILVDEPNSIPEKYADRKVTFHNPVILVPRTSGEELEQLAKTIGDRLRGAKGPTRVLVPTRGLSSYSVPGGPLEDKEADARLIAALHKHVSHEVTEIDAGAEDTVFVDQAVDALLALIATRQEA, encoded by the coding sequence ATGACCAAGACAATTGCCATTCTTGCGACACTGGATACCAAGGGCGATGAATGCGCCTATCTGAGGGATGAGATCACCCGCCTTGGGGCCACGCCCTATCTGATTGACATAAGTGTGGTGGGTGATGCTGATCTGACGGCCGATATCAGCGCTGCCGAAGTGGCTGATGCGGGCGGCACGTCTTTGACCAGTCTGCGCGTCGCGCCTTCCCGGGAAGTGGCTTCCGAGGTGATGGTCCGGGGTGCAATTGCCAAAATGCTTGGGCTTATCGGATCAGGCGACGTGGATGGTGTCATCAGCCTTGGCGGGACACAGGGCACAGGCAATTGCACGCAAGTCATGCAAGCTCTGCCATATGGATTTCCGAAACTGATGCTGTCGACCATGGCGTCCGGTGACACATCCGGTTATGTCGGCATCAAAGACATCACCATGATGTTCTCGGTCAGTGATATTCTGGGTTTGAACCCTTTCTTCCGGACAATTTTATCCAATGCTGCCGGTGCCATTGTTGGCATGGCTGACGCAACCAAGCCAATCAGCTTTACGCCCGGCAAACCGGTCATCGGGATGACCAATCTTGGGGTTCTGACACAGGGCACTATCCACGCCATGAAGCGCCTGTCTGATCAGGGCTTTGAAACCATGGTGTTTCACGCTGTTGGCTCTGGCGGTCGTGCCATGGAGCAATTGATGCGTGATGGCATTATTCAAGCCGTTTTTGATTTCGCTCTCGGGGATTTGATGGATGAGATCGGCGGCGGTATCCGTGCAGCTGATAAGGACCGATTGACGGTTGCGGGCGCCTTGGGTCTGCCGCAGGTGGTTGTGCCAGGTGGCACCGATCATCTGGGCATACTGGTAGATGAGCCGAACAGTATTCCGGAGAAGTATGCAGACCGGAAAGTGACATTTCATAACCCGGTCATTCTGGTGCCGCGCACATCTGGTGAAGAGTTGGAGCAATTGGCCAAGACGATTGGCGACCGCTTGCGCGGCGCAAAAGGGCCGACGCGCGTTCTGGTGCCGACCAGGGGTCTGTCCAGTTATTCCGTTCCAGGTGGCCCCCTGGAAGACAAAGAGGCTGATGCGCGCTTGATTGCCGCTTTGCACAAGCATGTTTCCCATGAGGTGACCGAGATTGATGCGGGTGCAGAAGACACGGTTTTTGTCGATCAGGCTGTGGATGCCTTGCTTGCCCTGATTGCGACCAGGCAGGAGGCATGA